A single window of Theropithecus gelada isolate Dixy chromosome 9, Tgel_1.0, whole genome shotgun sequence DNA harbors:
- the ERCC6 gene encoding chimeric ERCC6-PGBD3 protein isoform X2, giving the protein MPNEGIPHSSQTQQQDYLQSQPVSNNEEMAIKQESGGDGEVEEYLPFSSVGDGLSTSAEGCASAAPRRGPALLHINRHQIQAVEPSAQALELQGLGVDVYDQDVLEQGVLRQVDNAIHEASRTSQLADVEKEYRSVLDDLTSCTTSLRQINKIIEQLSPQAATSRDINRKLDSVKRQKYNKEQQLKKITAKQKHLQAILGGAEVKIELDHASLEEDAEPGPSSLGSMLMPVQETAWEELIRTGQMTPFGTQIPQKQEKKPRKIMLNEASGFEKYLADQAKLSFERKKQATCNKRPARKAPASVTPPAPTQSKNKPNKKAKVLSKKEERLKKHIKKLQKRALQFQGKVGLPKARRPWESDMRPEAEGDSEGEESEYFPTEEEEEEEDDEVEGVEADLSGDGTDYELKPLPKGRKRQKKVPVQEIDDDFFPSSGEEAEASPIGEGGGGGRKVGRYRDDGDEDYYKQRLSPKMPRTLSLHEITDLLETDDSIEASAIVIQPPENATAPVSDEESGDEEGGTIKNLPGSLLHTAAYLIQDGSDTESDSDDPSYAPKDDSPDEVPSTSTVQQPPPSRRRKMTKIVCKWKKADLTVQPVAGRVTASPNHFFTEMRTPTEILELFLDDEVIELIVKYSNLYADSKGVHLGLTSSEFKCFLGIIFLSGYVSVPRRRMFWEQRTDVHNVLVSAAMRRDRFETIFSNLHVADNADLDPVDKFSKLRPLISKLNERCMKFVPNETYFSFDEFMVPYFGRHGCKQFIRGKPIRFGYKFWCGATCLGYICWFQPYQGKNPNTKHEEYGVGASLVLQFSEALTEAHPGQYHFVFNNFFTSIALLDKLSSMGHQATGTVRKDHIDKVPLESDVALKKKERGTFDYRIDGKGNIVCRWNDNSVVTVASSGAGIHPLCLVSRYSQKLKKKIQVQQPNMIKVYNQFMGGVDRADENIDKYRASIRGKKWYSSPLLFCFELVLQNAWQLHKTYDEKPVDFLEFRRRVVCHYLETHGHPPEPGQKGRPQKRNIDSRYDGINHVIVKQGKQTRCAECHKNTTFRCEKCDVALHVKCSVEYHTE; this is encoded by the exons ATGCCAAATGAGGGAATCCCCCACTCAAGTCAAACTCAGCAGCAAGACTATTTACAGAGTCAACCTGTCAGTAATAATGAAGAAATGGCAATCAAGCAAGAAAGTGGTGGTGATGGGGAGGTGGAAGAATACCTGCCCTTTAGTTCCGTGGGTGACGGACTGTCCACCTCTGCCGAGGGGTGCGCATCAGCAGCTCCGAGGAGAGGGCCAGCCCTGCTGCATATCAACCGACATCAGATCCAGGCGGTGGAGCCTAGCGCCCAGGCCCTTGAGCTGCAGGGTTTGGGTGTGGACGTCTATGACCAGGATGTGCTGGAACAGGGTGTGCTTCGGCAGGTGGACAATGCCATCCATGAGGCCAGCCGTACCTCCCAGCTCGCTGACGTAGAGAAGGAGTATCGGTCGGTCCTGGATGACCTCAC gTCATGTACGACATCACTAaggcaaatcaataaaattattgAACAGCTTAGCCCTCAAGCTGCCACCAGCAGAGACATCAACAGGAAACTAGATTCTGTAAAACGACAGAAGTATAATAAG GAACAACAGCTAAAAAAGATCACTGCGAAACAAAAGCATCTCCAGGCCATCCTTGGAGGAGCAGAGGTGAAAATTGAACTAGATCACGCCAGTCTAGAGGAAGATGCAG AGCCGGGGCCATCCAGTCTTGGCAGCATGCTCATGCCTGTCCAGGAGACTGCCTGGGAAGAGCTCATTCGCACTGGCCAGATGACACCTTTTGGTACCCAGATCCCtcagaaacaggagaaaaagcCCAGAAAAATCATGCTCAATGAAGCATCAGGCTTCGAAAAGTATTTGGCAGATCAAGCAAAACTGTCTTTTGAAAGGAAGAAGCAAGCTACTTGTAATAAAAGACCAGCTAGAAAAGCTCCAGCCTCAGTCACGCCTCCGGCCCCaacacaaagtaaaaacaaaccaaacaagaAAGCCAAAGTTCTGTCCAAAAAAGAGGAGCGTTTGAAAAAGCACATCAAGAAACTCCAGAAGAGGGCTTTGCAGTTCCAGGGGAAAGTGGGATTGCCAAAGGCAAGGAGACCCTGGGAGTCAGACATGAggccagaggcagagggagactctgagGGTGAAGAGTCTGAGTATTTCcccacagaggaggaggaggaggaggaagatgacgAGGTGGAGGGGGTGGAGGCAGACCTGTCTGGAGACGGTACTGACTATGAGCTGAAGCCTCTGCCCAAGGGCCGGAAACGGCAGAAGAAAGTCCCAGTGCAGGAGATTGATGATGACTTTTTCCCAAGTTCTGGGGAAGAAGCTGAAGCTTCTCCTataggagaaggaggaggaggaggtcgGAAAGTAGGAAGATACCGAGATGATGGAGATGAAGATTATTATAAGCAGCGGTTAAG TCCCAAGATGCCTCGAACACTAAGTTTACATGAAATAACTGACCTTTTAGAGACAGATGACAGCATAGAAGCAAGTGCTATAGTGATACAACCACCTGAAAATGCTACAGCACCTGTTTCTGATGAGGAATCAGGAGATGAAGAAGGTGGAACAATAAAAAATCTGCCAGGTTCTTTGTTGCACACAGCTGCGTATCTTATTCAAGATGGCTCTGATACTGAGTCTGACTCAGATGATCCCTCATACGCACCTAAAGATGACTCTCCTGACGAAGTTCCATCTACGTCTACTGTGCAGCAACCTCCACCATCAAGGAGgaggaaaatgacaaaaattgttTGCAAATGGAAAAAAGCCGACCTAACTGTACAACCCGTAGCAGGTAGAGTTACAGCATCACCAAACCATTTCTTCACCGAAATGAGAACTCCCACAGAAATTCTTGAACTTTTTCTTGATGACGAGGTCATTGAACTCATTGTCAAGTACTCCAACTTATATGCTGACAGTAAAGGTGTACATCTTGGCTTGACTAGCTCTGAATTCAAATGTTTTCTGGGAATTATTTTTCTGAGTGGTTATGTTTCAGTTCCTAGAAGGCGTATGTTTTGGGAACAAAGAACGGATGTGCATAATGTACTGGTTAGTGCTGCCATGAGACGTGACCGATTTGaaactatattttctaatttgcatgTTGCTGACAATGCAGATTTGGATCCAGTGGACAAATTTTCCAAATTGCGACCTCTCATAAGCAAACTCAATGAGAGATGCATGAAATTTGTTCCAAATGAAACATATTTCAGCTTTGATGAATTCATGGTTCCTTATTTTGGTCGTCATGGGTGCAAACAGTTTATTCGGGGAAAGCCCATTCGGTTTGGCTATAAGTTTTGGTGTGGTGCCACCTGTCTGGGCTACATTTGCTGGTTTCAGCCGTATCAGGGTAAAAACCCAAATACTAAACATGAGGAGTATGGTGTTGGTGCGTCACTTGTCCTTCAGTTTAGTGAGGCACTTACAGAGGCACACCCTGGACAATACCATTTTGTATTCAATAACTTTTTCACCAGTATTGCACTTCTTGATAAGCTCAGTTCAATGGGACATCAGGCAACAGGTACAGTGAGAAAGGATCACATTGACAAAGTTCCATTGGAATCAGATGtagctttaaagaaaaaagaaagaggcacaTTTGATTATCGAATTGATGGCAAAGGCAATATTGTCTGCAGATGGAATGATAACAGTGTTGTCACTGTTGCCTCATCTGGTGCTGGTATCCATCCCCTGTGTCTTGTCAGTCGTTATTCccagaaattgaaaaagaagatCCAAGTTCAGCAGCCAAACATGATCAAAGTGTATAACCAATTCATGGGAGGCGTAGACAGAGCTGATGAAAACATTGATAAGTATCGGGCCTCAATCCGTGGAAAGAAATGGTATTCAAGCCCTCTTTTGTTCTGTTTCGAATTGGTCTTACAAAATGCTTGGCAATTGCATAAAACATATGATGAGAAACCAGTGGATTTTCTGGAGTTTCGTCGACGTGTGGTATGCCATTATCTGGAGACCCATGGTCATCCTCCAGAACCTGGCCAAAAAGGAAGACCTCAGAAGCGTAACATTGACTCCCGTTATGATGGCATAAATCATGTGATAGTCAAACAGGGAAAGCAAACGCGGTGCGCTGAATGTCATAAGAACACCACTTTTCGATGTGAAAAATGTGATGTTGCCTTACATGTGAAGTGTTCCGTTGAATATCACACTGAATAG